Proteins from a genomic interval of Lolium perenne isolate Kyuss_39 chromosome 1, Kyuss_2.0, whole genome shotgun sequence:
- the LOC139832879 gene encoding uncharacterized protein, translating to MPDALPDETSPVMDVLTARAAQLTILKQNLATAQNRMKQNTDKHRTKKEFQVGDKVLLKLQPYTQASVILDRVGKVAYRLELPPDSQVHNVFHISQLKEYHPDYTPVFATLPRFPSLDTMDTEPDAILERRLVKKGNAAVPQVLIKWLGLPTEQATWEYWEVLKVLFPSVLAWGQASSSPGGIVTPGTIGTP from the exons ATGCCAGATGCTCTACCAGATGAAACCTCTCCTGTGATGGATGTGCTGACGGCTAGAGCAGCCCAACTGACCATTCTGAAGCAAAATTTGGCCACAGCTCAGAATCGCATGAAGCAAAACACAGACAAGCATCGTACTAAGAAAGAATTTCAAGTAGGAGACAAGGTTCTTCTGAAGCTGCAGCCTTACACTCAAGCATCCGTG ATTCTGGACAGAGTGGGCAAGGTTGCTTATCGGCTGGAACTGCCACCTGACAGCCAAGTGCATAATGTATTTCACATCTCTCAGCTCAAGGAGTACCATCCAGATTACACGCCGGTGTTTGCAACACTCCCAAGGTTTCCATCCTTAGACACCATGGACACTGAACCGGATGCTATACTGGAGAGGCGTCTCGTCAAGAAGGGCAACGCAGCCGTTCCGCAAGTGCTGATCAAGTGGCTTGGACTGCCTACAGAGCAGGCAACGTGGGAATATTGGGAAGTTCTCAAGGTTCTTTTTCCCTCAGTTcttgcttggggacaagcaagTTCTTCTCCGGGAGGCATTGTCACGCCTGGCACAATCGGCACGCCGTAG